The sequence TCCTGAAATAATGCTTGAATGGTTTTTAGTTGAAAGCTGGGCTGAACATCTAAGACAACATCATAGAGTTTCTAAAATAGATGCACAACTTCAAGCCGAAGTAAACGCTTTCCACATATCTGAAAAACCTCAAATAAGACACTTTGTAGGTTTTTTAAGTAGATAATTTAAATTCTCTTGTTTTGTCTTTAGTTTTTAACAATTGGCAAAACAGAGAATTTTTATCTCCATAATTTCAAATTCCTCCCAATCGCTACTAGTGATTTTATATTTGCATACAATGGAGAGAGATTTGGATTTATTGGTAATCTTTTTTTAATAAGCATGTATTTTCTCTTAATATCTCACCTACTATCTTTAAACCACAAATTAAAAGATGACTTTTTAGCAAGAGTTATCACAAATGGAATTGCCATTATGATGTTTATATATATATCCGTCAACATCTCCATGACCATAGGTTTTGCGCCTGTGGTTGGTATACCTCTACCCTTTTTTAGTTATGGTGGTAGTAGCTTTATCACCTTTATGTGTTTTTTTGGAATACTCCAGAATTTATTAGCATTTAGGTTTGATAAAGAGTATAGACTCTTAAAAATTAATATATAGTCAAACATATTAAAAATCATAAATTAGCATAGGTTTAAGTGCTAAATTCTTAAATACTAAAAACATATAAGCATTAAAATAAAGTTTAATAACTAATTTATTTTATAAGATAACCAACATATCATTTTAGTTAGGCTAATAAATATAATACGCAATACTATTTTTAAAAACAGTATTTAAGATTTTATATTATTAGCTTTATTTTATTTAAAATCTTAATTTAAAAACCTAGTATCTATAATAATCTATCTTTTATTACTACTATCTTTATTGTTATCTTTGTTTTTTGTTATTGTTTTACCTGATATAGTTATATCATCTTTAATAACTTCAAATTTCTTATCACCTATTCCCTTTATATTTTTAATATCCTCTATCTTTTCAAATTTCTTATCTTTTCTATAATCTATTATATACTCTGCTGTCTTTTCACCAACACCTTTAATGCTCATAAGTTCCTCTTTTGAAGCAGTATTAATGTTTATTGTACTAAATAAGAATGTAAAGCTAAGTAGTAGTGTTAAAAGTAGTTTTTTCATGATTGTTTCCTTTGTTTGATTATGGACTAAATATAGCTGAAATTTTATCTTATCTTACTGAAATAATTAAACTAAATATATAATTTAATAAGTAAGTATTTTTAAAAGATAGATACAATAGATGTTAATATATACATAGATAAAGAAAAATTGAATTATTACTAAAACAATTTGTGTAATGTCAATAAAATACTAAATTAACATAACTAAATTAATACAAATAGTAATTGCCATTAAATTAATGTATCATAATCGAGTGTTGTTGTTAAGTTAAACTATTTATATTATCAATAAAAACCAGATACTTTTGAAATTATTAAAATACTTTAATGTTTAAATAACTTTATTTAAGTTATTTTATCCACCTATATGTAAATTTAGATAATATCCAAATCCTTTTTATTTAAATTATTACACTATGTTTGTTCATGAAAAAACTAAGCCATACATAATAAAGGCTAAGAAAAAAGTCTTAGCTAGAAATAACAGTAGTAGTGGCTATATCTTTTTTGCAAAAAGGTAGAATAAAAGTAAATCTATGTTTTATAAAGGTTTATAATAAGTATAAAGAAGATAGTAGTTTTTAAGAATACTTGATGATTTTTTAATTAAAGCTACAATAATCTATACTATTTATAAACCTAAAAGATAATAGAATTTAGAGTATTGCAAAAAAATATTTATATTAATTAACTTTTTATCTTTTGTGTAGTTATAAAGATGAAAAATAATACAACTAATTAGGATAATTAGAATATATTACATAATTTGATTTTAATAAACTAATAGATTTTATACTCTATGTTTATAATTTTAATTATTAACATAATTAACTTTCTATATTTTGTTATGATAGTTATAATTTTAATTATTAAGTTAGCTAGAATATATATTGTTGAATAATTGTTGATTAGTATATTAGTTATAAATTAACAAAGTCCGCAGCGACCTACTTTCCCAACATCCCAGTAAGAGAGAGTATCATCAGCCACGACGAGCTTAGCTTCTTGGTTCGAGATGGAACAAGGCGTTTCCTCGTCTGTATAGCCACGAACAGTGTTAAATAAAAAAACTACTATTTATAGTTCTCTTATTAAACACTGTTAAGTGTTAATCGTTAAAAGTCAAAAGTTTTATTATAAAACATTTCTCACTTGTAAGTTTTATCCTTAACAAGGAAGTGATGCTTAAAAAAGATAAGCAAACGAGCTATTAGTACTGGTCAGCTAAATGACTTTCATCACTTACACATCCAGCCTATCAAACTAGTAGTCTACTAGAGCTCTTAAAAGAAGATTCATCTTGGAGTTGGCTTCGAGCTTAGATGCTTTCAGCTCTTATCACATCCCAACTTAGCTACTAGGCGATGCTCTTGGCAGAACAACCTATACACCAGTGGTTGGTTCAACCCGGTCCTCTCGTACTAGGGTCAACTCTCCTCAATCTTCTTACGCCCACGGCAGATAGGGACCGAACTGTCTCACGACGTTCTGAACCCAGCTCGCGTACCGCTTTAAATGGCGAACAGCCATACCCTTGGGACCTGCTCCAGCCCCAGGATGCGATGAGCCGACATCGAGGTGCCAAACCTCCCCGTCGATGTGAGCTCTTGGGGGAGATCAGCCTGTTATCCCCGGGGTACCTTTTATCCTTTGAGCGATGGCCCTTCCACACAGAACCACCGGATCACTAAGACCGACTTTCGTCTCTGCTCGACTTGTAGGTCTTGCAGTTAAGCTGGCTTATGCCTTTATACTCTACAAACGATTTCCAACCGTTTTGAGCCAACCTTTGTAAGCCTCCGTTATTATTTGGGAGGCGACCGCCCCAGTCAAACTACCCACCAGACATTGTCCTACATGAGGATAACTCATGCTAGTTAGCTACCCGAATAAAGAAGAGTGGTATCTCAACAATGGCTCATATACAACTGGCGTCATATACTCAAAGCCTCCCACCTATCCTGCACATCTTTATCCAAGTAGCAGTGTCAAGCTATAGTAAAGGTCCACGGGGTCTTTCCGTCTTGCCGCGGGTAGGAGGAATTTTCACCTCCACTACAATTTCACTGGATCCCTCTTTGAGACAGCTCCCAACTCGTTACGCCATTCATGCAGGTCGGTATTTAACCGACAAGGAATTTCGCTACCTTAGGACCGTTATAGTTACGGCCGCCGTTTACTCGGGCTTCGATCAAGAGCTTCGCTAATGCTAACTCCATCAATTAA is a genomic window of Campylobacter blaseri containing:
- a CDS encoding ComEA family DNA-binding protein — translated: MKKLLLTLLLSFTFLFSTININTASKEELMSIKGVGEKTAEYIIDYRKDKKFEKIEDIKNIKGIGDKKFEVIKDDITISGKTITKNKDNNKDSSNKR